A window of Myxococcales bacterium contains these coding sequences:
- a CDS encoding penicillin acylase family protein, which produces MRRALLPVFALAILAACTGDDNPANPVPPVDASVGDNAVPTPVDPLAALPIAEELKGEGLSAPVDVVRDDAGIPHIYADNIPDAAYAQGFMMAQDRWLEMDFGRRQASGTLAEIVGDFNELALVSDMRYRTHHLRATAEAAWKQISESTDPEDKRLKAILTSFSAGVNAWQNALRQGKYALPKGGLETYYLVPSVKAWTEVDSLVLGELQAFQLSFNATSDIERSTWDKAEADKLVGNADPQKAARVGFAEDYWRSLPFDPTTTVDGWNEVPGATALGKPMKSKAARPKMSTMKGALAALEGVGIDKKNDPDRGSNNWVVSGKASTTGRAMVANDTHLSLSNPAIFYLSHLSTKDGLDVMGAQFPGIPLVTLGMNRNVGWGSTVSYIDVTDVYREAVVPCTAGGGQCVTFKGGQVKLTPREETFKVSSMGRPGTDVKVTFYDVPHHGPILPRIGSRVLDPLKSEELSVRYTGHQPGPLLKAILLLNRAKNVDEAQKALEANFTHGGQNWVLADDTGNIAWTQTIRVPRRPKGTKAWKILPGDGSAEWDGFFDPKVLPHAKNPAKGYLVTANADPVGVTKDNDPGNEPEVGGFPLYMGSDYDPGTRVSRITTRIKDALADGKKLDRDQMAQIQADAISDWGKAFRPAFVSAIDALAAEAATPGTHPDLAPMLTSASPAVKAYLADAKRLVEAWSLDTAAGTEEGATPKQIEDSKATALMAVFATKLAQNTFGDEAAELGVTLSRAPTLKLLATILTSPATLKTKEAAFDNLKTVPVETKQMTLAQSAIDAIAVMMGQGDPSTWRWGKMHTLSPQFFLPLESLSLKKVGRHGGDGTVDVASHGIEDDDYSYGSGATIRFVAMMDPEKGPVARNVIPGGQVFDPASPHYSDLYDLYVKNQTVDLAFRVDDVVARAKVEAEKNKIGRRRFVP; this is translated from the coding sequence ATGCGAAGAGCCCTCTTGCCTGTCTTTGCCCTTGCGATCCTCGCCGCCTGCACGGGCGACGACAACCCCGCGAACCCGGTGCCTCCGGTCGACGCGTCCGTCGGCGACAACGCCGTGCCCACGCCGGTCGACCCGCTCGCCGCCCTGCCCATCGCCGAAGAGCTGAAGGGCGAGGGGCTCTCGGCCCCTGTCGACGTAGTCCGCGACGACGCGGGCATCCCGCACATCTACGCCGACAACATCCCCGACGCGGCCTACGCCCAGGGCTTCATGATGGCGCAAGATCGCTGGCTCGAGATGGACTTCGGGCGGCGGCAGGCCTCGGGCACGCTCGCCGAGATCGTGGGCGACTTCAACGAGCTCGCCCTCGTGAGCGACATGCGCTACCGCACGCACCACCTCCGCGCCACGGCCGAGGCCGCGTGGAAGCAGATCAGCGAGTCGACCGACCCGGAGGACAAGCGCCTCAAGGCCATCTTGACGAGCTTCTCGGCGGGCGTGAACGCGTGGCAAAACGCGCTCCGTCAGGGGAAGTACGCGCTGCCGAAGGGTGGCCTCGAGACGTACTACCTCGTCCCCAGCGTGAAGGCCTGGACCGAGGTCGACTCGCTCGTGCTCGGCGAGCTCCAAGCGTTCCAGCTCTCGTTCAACGCGACGAGCGACATCGAGCGCAGCACGTGGGACAAGGCCGAGGCCGACAAGCTCGTCGGCAACGCCGACCCGCAGAAGGCGGCACGTGTCGGCTTCGCCGAGGACTACTGGCGGTCATTGCCGTTCGACCCGACCACCACGGTCGACGGGTGGAACGAGGTGCCCGGCGCGACGGCGCTCGGAAAGCCCATGAAATCCAAGGCCGCGCGACCCAAGATGAGCACCATGAAGGGCGCGCTCGCGGCGCTCGAGGGCGTCGGCATCGACAAGAAGAACGACCCCGATCGTGGCTCGAACAACTGGGTCGTCTCCGGCAAGGCGTCGACCACGGGGCGCGCGATGGTCGCCAACGACACGCACCTCTCGCTTTCGAACCCGGCGATCTTCTACCTGTCGCACCTGTCCACGAAAGACGGCCTCGACGTCATGGGAGCGCAGTTCCCGGGCATCCCGCTCGTCACGCTCGGGATGAACCGCAACGTGGGGTGGGGTAGCACCGTCAGCTACATCGACGTGACCGACGTGTACCGCGAGGCGGTGGTGCCATGCACCGCGGGCGGCGGGCAGTGCGTGACCTTCAAGGGCGGCCAGGTGAAGCTCACTCCCCGCGAAGAGACGTTCAAGGTCTCGTCGATGGGCCGGCCGGGCACCGACGTGAAGGTCACTTTCTACGACGTGCCTCACCACGGCCCGATCCTTCCGCGCATCGGCTCGCGTGTGCTCGATCCGCTGAAATCGGAGGAGCTGTCGGTGCGCTACACGGGCCACCAGCCCGGGCCGCTGCTCAAGGCGATCTTGCTCTTGAACCGCGCGAAGAACGTGGACGAGGCGCAGAAGGCCCTCGAGGCGAACTTCACCCACGGTGGTCAGAACTGGGTCCTCGCCGACGACACGGGCAACATCGCGTGGACGCAGACCATTCGTGTGCCCCGCCGGCCGAAGGGCACGAAGGCCTGGAAAATCCTTCCTGGCGACGGCTCGGCCGAGTGGGACGGCTTCTTCGATCCGAAGGTCTTGCCGCACGCGAAGAACCCCGCGAAGGGCTACCTGGTGACGGCGAACGCCGACCCGGTGGGCGTCACGAAGGACAACGACCCCGGCAACGAGCCCGAGGTCGGTGGGTTCCCGCTCTACATGGGCTCCGACTACGATCCCGGTACGCGCGTGAGCCGCATCACGACGCGCATCAAGGACGCCCTCGCCGACGGGAAGAAGCTCGATCGCGACCAAATGGCGCAAATCCAGGCCGACGCGATCTCCGACTGGGGCAAGGCGTTCCGCCCCGCGTTCGTCTCGGCGATCGACGCGCTCGCGGCCGAGGCCGCCACTCCGGGCACGCACCCCGATCTCGCGCCCATGCTCACGTCGGCCTCGCCGGCCGTGAAGGCGTACCTCGCCGACGCGAAACGCCTCGTCGAGGCGTGGTCTCTCGACACGGCCGCCGGCACCGAGGAGGGCGCGACGCCGAAACAAATCGAAGACTCCAAGGCCACCGCGCTCATGGCCGTCTTCGCCACGAAGCTCGCGCAGAACACCTTCGGTGACGAGGCGGCCGAGCTCGGCGTGACCCTGTCGCGCGCGCCGACGCTGAAGCTCCTCGCCACGATCCTCACGAGCCCGGCGACGCTCAAGACGAAGGAGGCCGCGTTCGACAACCTGAAGACGGTGCCCGTCGAGACGAAGCAGATGACTCTTGCGCAGTCGGCCATCGACGCCATCGCCGTCATGATGGGCCAGGGAGATCCCTCGACGTGGCGCTGGGGCAAGATGCACACGCTCTCTCCGCAGTTCTTCCTCCCGCTCGAGTCGCTCTCCTTGAAGAAGGTAGGGCGCCACGGCGGGGACGGCACGGTCGACGTCGCGAGCCACGGCATCGAGGACGACGACTACTCGTACGGCTCCGGCGCGACGATCCGCTTCGTCGCCATGATGGATCCCGAGAAGGGGCCCGTCGCGCGCAACGTGATCCCCGGGGGCCAGGTGTTCGACCCGGCTTCGCCGCACTACTCGGATCTCTATGATCTTTATGTGAAAAACCAGACGGTGGACCTCGCCTTCCGCGTGGACGACGTGGTGGCGCGCGCGAAGGTCGAGGCCGAGAAGAACAAAATCGGTCGCCGGCGCTTCGTGCCCTGA
- the mfd gene encoding transcription-repair coupling factor — protein sequence MRDAFGDDPEALLRRDPNLDDPLPSLVPETGMTSLAAIARASASLPRVDVTLARGSSAAAIAVTLLEATKRPVVVVSQGADESRQMRDDIEFFSSGGEPVSVLVLTPPEVSPYAEVSPDRRGETARVATLAHLARTTARTIVCVAAPQLVRKVVPRDALRAHTQRVVYGEVLDREALLRALSEAGYLRVPLVEDPGTFAVRGSLVDVWPPVAQGGDFSRDEPVRIELDDELVVGLKRFDPHDQRTSKDADLDELWLPPAREAIFTPANVARAKARILDLADTHDVPTVKARGLADDVATGRAFFGADGYLPTYYASLDDPLGHLPADATVVLDDPEAVVASVRDALFRATEDERACASPIKLPLDAFFTSDAHLATELGARRIVTVGKTLVRGTEAPGLSAYEVTQEPFAHGSLDLDDLKSAMQRARAAKGKGAGLVPLTRRIAHFREAGLRVLLSARTLTQAERIASLLSHKSITCKLHTSPVEVLGAQAPGRGETDVEIVPSPLTRGVILPADGLAVITEEEVFGGRAHKKRERKNKDTTRPFLEDLRSLSVGDLVVHVEHGVGRYLGLVHKPVGGHLVDLLVVEYAGKDKLYLPVYRLNQVQKLSGGEGESTKLDRLGGSTFSKTKARVRKEVRQMADELLRLYAERKAQLGTALAPVDDEYRAFEATFPFEETPDQARAIDDVNRDLEAPRPMDRLVCGDVGFGKTEVAIRAAFRVAMSGRQVCVLCPTTVLAQQHFRTFEARLSGYPITVKCLSRFQSKREQDEILKATKEGKVDVLVGTHRLLSKDLHFKALGLLVVDEEQRFGVTHKERIKQMRSTVDVLTLSATPIPRTLQMAVGGLRDLSLIATPPADRRSVRTIVTRFDPQVLREAVTRELSRGGQVFFVHNRIEGLYERAQRLTELVPNARIAVAHGQLAKTKRRTETGESEAETNLERTMLDFVDGRYDVLCATAIVESGLDIPRANTIIIDRADMFGLSQLYQLRGRVGRSRERAYCYLVVPPQDAMTDDARARVEAIERFSELGSGFKVASLDLELRGAGDLLGGEQSGTVASVGFDLFCQMLEEAVHELRGEEVVFEVDPELSYDVEALVPESYVAEVGVRLSLYKRLAGAVDEAHVEDIADEMENRFGPPPEEVRRLFRLMAQKTHLRRLRVLGCEATSRLVTLHLREDTPLDSRKITELLRDKKSPWKLTPDMRLSRRFEGTASCLDNVDAMLADLARLEK from the coding sequence ATGCGCGACGCCTTCGGCGACGATCCCGAGGCCCTCCTTCGCCGCGATCCGAACCTCGACGATCCGCTGCCGTCGCTGGTGCCGGAGACGGGCATGACGTCGCTCGCGGCCATCGCGCGGGCCTCCGCGTCCCTGCCTCGGGTCGACGTCACGCTCGCCCGAGGCTCGTCGGCGGCGGCCATCGCCGTGACGCTGCTCGAGGCCACGAAGCGGCCCGTCGTGGTGGTCTCCCAAGGCGCTGACGAGTCGCGTCAAATGCGCGACGACATTGAGTTTTTTTCGAGCGGTGGCGAGCCGGTGAGCGTGCTCGTGCTCACGCCGCCGGAGGTCTCGCCGTACGCCGAGGTGAGCCCCGATCGCCGAGGCGAGACGGCCCGAGTGGCGACCCTCGCGCACCTCGCGCGCACGACCGCACGCACCATCGTGTGTGTCGCTGCGCCTCAGCTCGTGCGCAAGGTCGTCCCTCGCGACGCGCTCCGCGCGCACACGCAGCGGGTCGTCTACGGGGAGGTGCTCGACCGCGAGGCCCTCCTGCGCGCCCTGTCCGAGGCGGGGTACCTCCGCGTGCCGCTCGTCGAGGATCCGGGCACGTTCGCGGTCCGAGGCTCCCTCGTCGACGTGTGGCCGCCGGTGGCCCAAGGCGGAGATTTTTCGCGCGACGAGCCCGTTCGCATCGAGCTCGACGACGAGCTCGTCGTCGGCCTCAAGCGCTTCGATCCCCACGACCAGCGCACGAGCAAGGACGCGGACCTCGATGAGCTCTGGCTCCCCCCGGCGCGCGAGGCGATCTTCACGCCGGCGAACGTCGCGCGCGCGAAGGCCCGTATCCTCGACCTCGCCGACACCCATGACGTGCCCACGGTGAAGGCTCGTGGCCTCGCCGACGACGTCGCCACGGGGCGCGCGTTCTTCGGGGCCGACGGCTACCTCCCCACCTACTACGCCTCGCTCGACGACCCGCTCGGCCATCTCCCGGCGGACGCGACCGTGGTGCTCGACGACCCCGAGGCGGTCGTCGCCAGCGTACGAGACGCCCTCTTTCGCGCCACCGAGGACGAGCGGGCCTGCGCGAGCCCCATCAAGCTGCCCCTCGACGCCTTCTTCACGAGCGACGCCCACCTCGCGACCGAGCTCGGGGCCCGCCGCATCGTCACCGTCGGAAAGACCCTCGTGCGCGGCACCGAGGCGCCGGGGCTCTCGGCCTACGAGGTGACCCAGGAGCCCTTCGCCCACGGCTCCCTCGACCTCGACGACCTCAAGTCGGCCATGCAGCGGGCGCGCGCCGCGAAGGGCAAAGGCGCGGGCCTTGTGCCGCTCACCCGGCGAATCGCCCACTTTCGCGAGGCCGGGCTCCGCGTGTTGCTCTCGGCGCGCACGCTCACCCAAGCCGAGCGCATCGCGAGCCTCCTCTCGCACAAGTCGATAACATGCAAACTGCATACGTCTCCCGTGGAGGTGCTCGGGGCCCAGGCCCCGGGTCGCGGCGAGACCGACGTCGAGATCGTGCCGAGCCCGCTCACGCGCGGGGTGATCCTCCCGGCCGACGGGCTCGCCGTGATCACCGAAGAGGAGGTGTTCGGAGGGCGCGCGCACAAAAAGCGGGAGCGGAAGAACAAGGACACGACGCGCCCCTTCCTGGAGGACCTTCGGAGCCTCTCGGTCGGCGATCTCGTGGTCCACGTGGAGCACGGCGTCGGGCGCTACCTCGGCCTCGTGCACAAGCCCGTGGGCGGACACCTCGTCGATCTCCTCGTCGTCGAGTACGCCGGCAAGGACAAGCTCTATCTCCCCGTCTACCGCCTGAACCAGGTGCAGAAGCTCTCCGGCGGCGAGGGCGAGTCGACCAAGCTCGACAGGCTCGGCGGCTCCACGTTCTCGAAGACGAAGGCCCGCGTGCGCAAAGAGGTGCGCCAAATGGCCGACGAGCTCCTCCGCCTCTACGCCGAACGGAAGGCCCAGCTCGGCACCGCGCTCGCCCCGGTCGACGACGAGTACCGCGCGTTCGAGGCGACGTTCCCGTTCGAGGAGACCCCGGACCAGGCGCGCGCGATCGACGACGTGAACCGCGATCTCGAGGCGCCGCGCCCCATGGATCGCCTCGTGTGTGGAGACGTAGGTTTCGGGAAGACCGAGGTGGCCATCCGCGCTGCCTTCCGCGTGGCCATGTCGGGCCGCCAGGTGTGCGTGCTCTGCCCCACGACGGTGCTCGCGCAGCAGCACTTCCGCACCTTCGAGGCGCGCCTCTCGGGCTACCCCATCACCGTCAAATGCCTGTCGCGGTTCCAGTCGAAGCGCGAGCAGGACGAGATCCTCAAGGCGACCAAAGAGGGGAAGGTCGACGTGCTCGTCGGCACCCATCGCCTCCTCTCGAAAGACCTTCATTTCAAGGCTCTCGGCCTCCTCGTGGTGGACGAGGAGCAGCGCTTCGGGGTCACCCACAAAGAGCGCATCAAGCAGATGCGCTCCACGGTCGACGTGCTCACGCTGAGCGCGACGCCGATCCCGCGCACGCTCCAGATGGCCGTGGGAGGTCTCCGCGATCTGTCGCTCATCGCCACGCCCCCCGCCGACCGCCGGAGCGTGCGCACGATCGTGACCCGGTTCGATCCGCAGGTGCTGCGCGAGGCCGTGACCCGCGAGCTGTCGCGCGGAGGCCAGGTCTTCTTCGTGCACAACCGCATCGAGGGCCTCTACGAGCGAGCGCAACGGCTCACCGAGCTCGTCCCGAACGCACGCATCGCCGTCGCTCACGGGCAGCTCGCGAAGACGAAGCGCCGCACCGAGACGGGCGAGAGCGAGGCCGAGACGAACCTCGAGCGCACCATGCTCGACTTCGTCGACGGCCGGTACGACGTGCTCTGCGCCACGGCCATCGTCGAGAGCGGGCTCGACATCCCGCGCGCCAACACGATCATCATCGACCGCGCCGACATGTTCGGGCTCTCGCAGCTCTACCAGCTCCGAGGCCGCGTGGGCCGGTCCCGCGAGCGCGCGTACTGCTACCTCGTCGTGCCTCCGCAAGACGCCATGACCGACGATGCCCGCGCGCGGGTCGAGGCGATCGAGCGTTTCTCCGAGCTCGGCTCCGGCTTCAAGGTGGCCTCGCTCGACCTCGAGCTGCGAGGCGCGGGAGACCTCTTGGGTGGCGAGCAGTCGGGCACGGTGGCGAGCGTCGGGTTCGATCTCTTCTGCCAGATGCTCGAAGAGGCGGTGCACGAGCTCCGCGGCGAAGAGGTCGTCTTCGAGGTCGATCCCGAGCTCTCGTACGACGTCGAGGCCCTCGTCCCCGAGAGCTACGTCGCCGAGGTGGGCGTCCGCTTGTCGCTCTACAAACGCCTGGCCGGCGCGGTCGACGAGGCCCACGTCGAGGACATCGCCGACGAGATGGAGAACCGCTTCGGCCCCCCGCCCGAGGAGGTGCGTCGGCTCTTTCGCCTGATGGCCCAGAAGACCCACCTAAGGCGCCTACGTGTGCTCGGGTGCGAGGCCACGAGCCGCCTCGTGACGTTGCATCTGCGCGAGGACACCCCGCTCGACTCCCGCAAGATCACCGAGCTTCTGCGCGACAAAAAGAGCCCGTGGAAGCTCACGCCCGACATGCGCCTCTCGCGCCGCTTCGAGGGTACGGCCTCGTGCCTCGACAACGTCGACGCCATGCTCGCCGACCTCGCGCGCCTCGAGAAATGA
- a CDS encoding protein kinase — MNCPSCHAPVVDSQPYCIRCGAALPKTGAPDPLVGQVFAGRYKIVKLLGEGGMGSVYVAEQTLGSNVRKVALKTLHRHLTNDEAIRERFQREVSTVAELEHPHTIQVFDFGTSPDGQLFIVMELVQGESLSDALSKAGFFDPERTKKILAQIVGALSEAHQRGIVHRDLKPDNVILTKRAGQTDYVKLLDFGIAKRRNDSQINEKQLTQQGTVLGTPPYMSPEQFTGRAVDARSDIYALGVMTYEMLTGEMPFRASTAWEWATQHMREAPRPIEGAPHGTAVPRPMRRAISKALSKSPDDRFPTVDAFFAAFSGADETDPAPDPAPTPAPPAARPGGTLMGEPLAMSPQMNVASPAAPRVSSGTMAGDAAPPFVAAAAAAYGPPAGPSTYVPPAAPPPQPAYGGPYGGPQGAPPPHFGTPSAGGQVYAPPHHGAPPSGAGGKRGLLIGLLAVVGFVSVGAVLIGAGVIDVSSDSKVPASTGLVLPTTPTTPDTTPTSTTPATSTPTAEPPPLGPTTPVPTALPTSPTPTTKPTAPSTKPAPTPTPTPTPTPTPTPTPTPTFWPIPTPTPTPTPTPTPKPTTPIPPTVSIKCKQAQDLPASDPRKPLLIQTYCR; from the coding sequence GTGAACTGCCCCTCCTGCCACGCGCCCGTCGTCGACTCGCAGCCGTACTGCATCCGCTGCGGCGCGGCCCTGCCGAAGACCGGCGCGCCGGATCCGCTCGTGGGGCAGGTGTTCGCGGGGCGGTACAAAATCGTCAAGCTGCTCGGTGAGGGCGGCATGGGCTCCGTGTACGTCGCCGAGCAGACCCTCGGCTCGAACGTCCGCAAGGTCGCCCTGAAGACGCTCCACCGGCACCTCACGAACGACGAGGCCATTCGCGAGCGGTTCCAGCGTGAGGTGAGCACGGTCGCCGAGCTCGAGCACCCGCACACCATCCAAGTGTTCGACTTCGGCACCTCGCCCGACGGCCAGCTCTTCATCGTGATGGAGCTCGTGCAGGGCGAGAGCCTGAGCGACGCCCTCTCGAAGGCGGGCTTCTTCGACCCCGAGCGCACGAAGAAGATCCTCGCGCAGATCGTGGGCGCGCTCTCCGAAGCGCACCAGCGCGGCATCGTTCACCGCGACCTCAAGCCCGACAACGTCATCTTGACCAAGCGGGCCGGTCAGACCGACTACGTGAAGCTCCTCGATTTCGGCATCGCGAAGCGCCGGAACGACAGCCAAATCAACGAAAAGCAGCTCACGCAGCAGGGCACCGTGCTCGGCACGCCGCCGTACATGAGCCCCGAGCAGTTCACGGGCCGTGCGGTCGACGCGCGCAGCGACATCTACGCGCTCGGCGTGATGACCTACGAGATGCTCACGGGCGAGATGCCCTTTCGCGCGAGCACGGCGTGGGAGTGGGCGACGCAGCACATGCGCGAGGCGCCGAGGCCCATCGAGGGCGCTCCCCACGGCACCGCGGTGCCTCGTCCGATGCGCCGCGCGATCTCGAAGGCGCTCTCCAAATCACCCGACGACCGGTTCCCCACCGTCGATGCGTTCTTCGCCGCGTTCTCCGGCGCCGACGAGACCGATCCTGCGCCCGATCCTGCGCCCACGCCCGCGCCTCCCGCCGCGCGGCCCGGGGGCACGCTCATGGGCGAGCCCTTGGCGATGTCGCCGCAGATGAACGTGGCCTCTCCGGCCGCGCCTCGCGTGTCGAGCGGGACCATGGCCGGCGACGCAGCTCCTCCTTTCGTGGCCGCCGCGGCCGCCGCGTACGGGCCTCCCGCGGGGCCGAGCACGTACGTCCCTCCCGCGGCCCCTCCGCCGCAGCCTGCGTACGGTGGGCCCTACGGCGGTCCCCAGGGCGCTCCTCCGCCCCACTTCGGAACCCCGTCGGCGGGCGGCCAAGTGTACGCGCCGCCGCATCACGGCGCGCCTCCTTCGGGGGCGGGCGGCAAACGAGGGCTGCTCATCGGGCTGCTCGCCGTCGTCGGTTTCGTGAGCGTCGGCGCCGTTCTCATCGGCGCCGGTGTGATCGACGTCTCGAGCGACTCGAAGGTCCCTGCGAGCACGGGGCTCGTCCTGCCGACGACCCCGACGACCCCCGACACGACCCCGACGTCCACCACGCCCGCGACCAGCACGCCCACCGCCGAGCCTCCTCCGCTCGGCCCGACGACGCCGGTCCCTACGGCGCTTCCCACGAGCCCCACGCCGACGACCAAGCCGACGGCGCCCAGCACCAAGCCGGCGCCGACGCCGACCCCCACGCCGACGCCGACCCCCACGCCGACGCCGACGCCCACCCCCACGTTCTGGCCGATCCCGACCCCCACGCCGACGCCGACTCCCACGCCGACGCCGAAGCCGACGACGCCCATCCCTCCGACCGTGTCGATCAAGTGCAAGCAGGCTCAAGACCTCCCCGCGAGTGATCCGAGGAAGCCCCTGCTCATTCAGACCTACTGCAGGTAA